The following coding sequences are from one Granulicella arctica window:
- a CDS encoding isoprenyl transferase, whose protein sequence is MRATTPSRVHELSPEEQSVYRQLDPVRIPAHVAIIMDGNGRWAGKRMLKRFLGHQQGAESVQFVVETASRIDLPWLTLYAFSLENNLRRPKSEVSFLMKLLRNYLTGNVQRMNDNNVRMTYIGRTHELPTEVQETMQWAAEETAKNTGTTLTLALNYGSRSEIVDSTRALLTSLIAEAHQRGCSLEDLLQVDGIESRVDEHHLTGGLYTAHMPDPDLVIRTSGEQRISNFLLWQIAYSEIFITDRLWPDFRGLHLLEAIANYQHRERRFGGLGESFTDEDLDNLEPADEVAHEIETELTRPSSARSKPVQPASA, encoded by the coding sequence TTGCGAGCAACTACACCAAGCCGCGTTCATGAGCTCTCTCCTGAGGAGCAGAGTGTCTACCGGCAGCTCGATCCAGTCAGAATCCCCGCGCACGTTGCTATCATCATGGACGGGAACGGCCGCTGGGCCGGCAAGCGTATGCTCAAGCGCTTCCTTGGCCACCAGCAAGGCGCTGAGTCTGTTCAATTTGTCGTCGAGACGGCCTCCCGTATCGATCTTCCGTGGCTTACGCTGTATGCGTTCTCTCTGGAAAACAATCTGCGCCGCCCCAAGTCCGAAGTCAGCTTCCTCATGAAGCTCCTGCGCAATTACCTCACGGGCAATGTGCAGCGGATGAACGACAATAACGTCCGCATGACTTATATCGGCCGCACCCATGAGCTCCCTACTGAGGTACAGGAGACCATGCAGTGGGCGGCTGAAGAAACAGCCAAAAATACCGGCACGACTCTAACGCTGGCGCTCAACTACGGCTCACGCTCGGAGATTGTGGACTCTACCCGTGCCCTGCTTACCTCGTTGATCGCTGAGGCCCACCAACGTGGTTGCTCTCTCGAAGATCTGCTTCAGGTCGATGGGATCGAGTCCCGTGTCGACGAGCATCATCTTACCGGCGGCCTTTACACTGCGCACATGCCTGACCCAGACCTCGTCATCCGCACCTCGGGCGAGCAACGGATCTCGAACTTCCTTCTCTGGCAGATAGCGTACTCGGAGATCTTCATCACCGACCGCCTCTGGCCCGACTTCCGCGGCCTTCACCTGCTCGAAGCCATTGCTAACTACCAGCACCGTGAACGTCGTTTCGGCGGCCTCGGTGAGAGCTTCACCGATGAAGACCTCGATAATCTCGAGCCGGCAGACGAGGTCGCCCACGAGATCGAGACTGAACTGACCCGCCCTAGTTCTGCTCGATCGAAGCCAGTTCAGCCAGCCTCTGCTTGA
- a CDS encoding phosphatidate cytidylyltransferase, which yields MKRILTAVVLIAVVFALIFFGKLWMITLCAALVAELAAYEYLQLASVGAEVHGAKLRIPVWWMTLGTALAFVVTLPNFPVEAQLPVLSALTLALFAWNGFRAPLIQVLPDTAQGLFGLLYIAYPLTLVPLMWKQEDGPALLLFLMVCVWCGDIAALYIGKNFGKHKMAPRLSPGKTWEGAIASVLGSVIAGMAVVWISDVLTARGNLILHIAQPVWQSILLAIQLNIAAQAGDLLESAIKRGAGVKDSGTMLPGHGGILDRIDALLVAAPVLWYILLMKDYFGLGRF from the coding sequence ATGAAACGTATCCTCACCGCTGTCGTCCTGATTGCTGTTGTCTTTGCCCTTATCTTCTTTGGCAAACTCTGGATGATCACTCTCTGCGCTGCGCTCGTCGCCGAGCTTGCGGCCTATGAGTACCTGCAACTTGCCTCGGTCGGCGCGGAGGTCCACGGCGCGAAGCTCCGCATTCCGGTCTGGTGGATGACGCTCGGCACTGCTCTCGCCTTCGTCGTCACCCTGCCTAACTTCCCCGTGGAGGCTCAACTCCCTGTTCTCAGCGCGCTTACACTCGCGCTCTTCGCATGGAACGGCTTCCGAGCACCGCTCATCCAGGTGCTCCCCGATACAGCCCAAGGTCTCTTCGGCCTCCTCTATATTGCTTATCCGCTTACCCTTGTTCCGCTGATGTGGAAGCAAGAGGACGGTCCAGCGCTCTTACTTTTCCTTATGGTCTGCGTTTGGTGTGGCGATATTGCCGCTCTCTATATCGGGAAGAACTTTGGCAAGCATAAGATGGCGCCACGGCTAAGCCCGGGTAAGACCTGGGAGGGAGCGATTGCCTCTGTGTTGGGTAGCGTCATTGCAGGCATGGCTGTCGTCTGGATCAGCGATGTTCTTACTGCTCGCGGCAATCTCATTCTTCACATTGCGCAACCCGTCTGGCAGTCCATCCTGCTCGCTATCCAGCTCAACATCGCTGCGCAGGCCGGCGATCTTCTGGAATCAGCCATCAAGCGTGGTGCGGGCGTCAAGGACTCCGGGACTATGCTGCCCGGCCATGGTGGTATTCTCGACCGCATCGATGCGCTCCTCGTCGCGGCTCCCGTGCTCTGGTACATCCTCCTCATGAAGGACTATTTCGGCCTCGGCCGCTTTTAG
- the pncA gene encoding bifunctional nicotinamidase/pyrazinamidase: MHGPLATDALLVIDLQNDFCPGGALAVTDGDAIIPTINALAQRFDHVLLTQDWHPTGHISFASSHQGKQPFETITAPYGPQTLWPEHCLQHSEGAAFHPALDLPHAELILRKGFRREIDSYSAFLENDHRTPTGLAGYLRDRGLTRLFLCGLAYDFCVRFSALDGKALGFECHVLEDATRPVGLPGSVEATDADLAAAGVPRIHSNDLLG; the protein is encoded by the coding sequence ATGCACGGGCCACTTGCGACCGACGCCCTTCTCGTCATCGACCTTCAGAACGATTTCTGCCCCGGCGGAGCACTGGCCGTCACCGATGGCGACGCGATTATCCCCACCATCAACGCCCTCGCACAGCGCTTCGACCACGTTCTGCTGACCCAGGATTGGCACCCAACAGGACACATCTCCTTCGCAAGCAGCCATCAAGGGAAGCAGCCCTTCGAGACCATCACCGCGCCCTACGGACCGCAGACGCTCTGGCCCGAGCACTGCCTCCAGCACAGCGAAGGTGCAGCCTTCCATCCGGCACTCGACCTTCCCCACGCCGAACTCATCCTGAGAAAGGGCTTCCGCCGCGAGATCGACTCCTACTCCGCCTTCCTCGAGAACGATCACCGCACGCCAACCGGACTTGCAGGCTACCTGCGCGATCGCGGCCTCACGCGGCTCTTCCTCTGCGGCCTCGCCTATGACTTCTGCGTCCGCTTCTCCGCTCTCGACGGCAAAGCCCTCGGCTTTGAGTGCCACGTCCTCGAAGACGCGACTCGTCCCGTCGGCTTGCCAGGCTCCGTCGAAGCGACCGACGCCGACCTTGCCGCCGCAGGAGTACCGCGCATTCACTCGAACGATCTACTCGGTTGA
- a CDS encoding enoyl-CoA hydratase/isomerase family protein: MSYETVLVTDDDGVRTITLNRPERRNAMTPLMQGELLAAMRDAAASDCRVVVFRGAGEAFCAGLDLSALQGMNDRSPEEHAADAERIALLFRTLYELPKPTIAAVQGAAIAGGTGLATICDFTLAVPAARFGYSEVRIGFVPAVVSAYLTLQIGDKRARALLLTGKVFDADEALRLGLVSEIVDAERLDTRVMEIAAVLKANSPESLAATKRLLAAQNAVWLDAAIAAAMAANAEARGTHDFREGVAAFLEKRKPVWRG; this comes from the coding sequence ATGAGTTATGAAACCGTTCTGGTTACAGATGACGATGGAGTGCGGACGATTACGCTGAACCGGCCGGAGCGGCGGAATGCGATGACTCCGCTGATGCAGGGAGAGCTGCTTGCGGCGATGCGCGATGCGGCTGCGAGTGACTGTCGCGTGGTGGTGTTTCGCGGCGCTGGCGAGGCGTTTTGTGCGGGGCTCGATCTGAGTGCGTTGCAGGGGATGAACGATCGTTCTCCGGAGGAACATGCGGCGGATGCGGAGCGGATTGCGCTGCTGTTTCGGACGCTGTATGAGCTTCCGAAGCCGACGATTGCGGCGGTGCAAGGCGCGGCGATTGCGGGAGGAACTGGACTGGCGACGATCTGCGATTTTACGCTGGCGGTTCCGGCGGCTCGGTTTGGATATAGCGAGGTGCGGATCGGGTTTGTGCCTGCGGTGGTTTCGGCTTATCTGACGTTGCAGATCGGGGATAAGAGGGCGCGTGCGTTGCTGTTGACAGGCAAGGTGTTCGATGCGGATGAGGCTTTGCGGCTTGGGCTGGTGAGCGAGATTGTGGATGCGGAGCGGCTGGATACTCGGGTGATGGAGATTGCGGCGGTGCTGAAGGCGAACAGTCCTGAGTCGCTGGCAGCGACGAAGCGGCTGTTGGCGGCGCAGAACGCGGTGTGGCTCGATGCGGCGATTGCCGCGGCGATGGCGGCGAATGCGGAGGCTCGGGGAACGCATGACTTTCGCGAAGGTGTTGCAGCGTTTTTGGAGAAGCGGAAGCCGGTTTGGCGTGGGTAA
- a CDS encoding helix-turn-helix transcriptional regulator, which produces MILQLIAEKPSYGYEIIKSIQERLGGSYAPSPGVVYPMLTMLEEMGHATVVSEGARKLYTITEEGSMSLAENKAIVDAIFARIDRVRGEQTSEGAQQIERAVANFRMALRMRTGKLTTEQVHAITDIIDAAAKQIERLV; this is translated from the coding sequence GTGATTCTGCAACTGATCGCGGAGAAACCCAGCTACGGCTACGAGATCATCAAGTCGATCCAGGAACGGCTGGGCGGAAGCTATGCGCCAAGTCCGGGAGTCGTGTATCCGATGTTGACGATGCTAGAGGAGATGGGCCACGCAACGGTCGTCTCGGAAGGCGCACGCAAGCTGTACACGATCACCGAGGAGGGTTCGATGTCGCTGGCCGAGAACAAGGCAATTGTCGATGCTATTTTTGCGCGGATTGACCGGGTGCGCGGCGAACAGACGAGCGAAGGCGCACAGCAGATCGAGCGCGCTGTCGCAAACTTCCGAATGGCGCTACGGATGCGGACGGGAAAGCTGACGACAGAGCAGGTTCATGCGATCACCGACATCATCGATGCGGCGGCGAAGCAGATCGAGAGGCTGGTATGA
- the rseP gene encoding RIP metalloprotease RseP, with translation MSTVIQLAIVLGIMVLVHEFGHFAAAKLCGVRVETFSVGMGKRLFGFRHGDTDYRLSILPIGGYVKMAGDTPGEPTTGDPGEFNAHPRWQRVIIALAGPVANFILAFALMTGVSMLHNEVQEYIDGPAQTDYVPASSRVAHTGIYSGDLIVHYDTIENPTWDQVLIRSLLNLNRDVPFSFLHDGQRTDTTLFVESKEGAENFSPGKLGLIPRAQNTPVQVAELDPDMPAAHAGLQPKDEIATIDGLQLHSVDALLSYLQDQAGKPAALSILRPGVNGAPAQTLSVQLTPQLAKSSDGTDRYRIGFLPVQPPVKVEKLPLGKAMAASWKVNLKYASLIVEVVKGMFTRHVSVRNLSGPIGIGQQVHQAVEMPGWMPIIGLMAYISINLGIFNLLPFPILDGGMISFLAIESIIRRDINQEIKERIMQVALVCLLIFGALVIFNDLSKLTIFSKLKL, from the coding sequence ATGTCGACCGTCATTCAACTGGCAATCGTGCTTGGCATCATGGTTTTGGTACATGAGTTCGGCCACTTCGCCGCAGCCAAACTCTGCGGTGTTCGCGTCGAAACCTTTTCCGTCGGCATGGGCAAGCGCCTCTTCGGATTCCGCCATGGCGACACGGACTACCGTCTCTCCATTCTCCCCATCGGCGGCTATGTCAAGATGGCTGGCGACACGCCCGGCGAACCGACCACTGGCGATCCCGGCGAGTTCAACGCCCATCCTCGCTGGCAGCGCGTCATTATCGCCCTCGCAGGTCCTGTGGCCAACTTCATTCTTGCCTTCGCCCTCATGACGGGTGTCTCCATGCTCCATAACGAGGTGCAGGAGTATATTGACGGCCCGGCACAGACCGACTACGTCCCGGCAAGCTCGCGGGTTGCCCATACCGGTATTTACTCAGGCGACCTCATCGTCCACTACGACACAATCGAGAATCCCACCTGGGATCAGGTCCTCATTCGGTCCCTGCTGAACCTTAATCGGGACGTTCCCTTTTCTTTCCTCCACGATGGCCAGCGCACCGACACCACTCTTTTTGTTGAATCCAAGGAGGGTGCGGAGAACTTCTCCCCAGGAAAGCTCGGGCTTATTCCTCGCGCGCAGAATACGCCGGTGCAGGTCGCCGAGCTTGACCCGGACATGCCTGCTGCCCATGCCGGACTCCAACCCAAGGACGAGATCGCTACCATCGACGGCCTCCAGCTTCACTCCGTCGATGCCCTGCTCTCCTATCTTCAGGATCAGGCCGGCAAGCCTGCAGCGCTCAGCATTCTGCGGCCCGGCGTCAACGGCGCACCCGCCCAGACTCTCTCCGTTCAACTCACGCCGCAGCTCGCCAAGTCCTCCGACGGAACCGACCGCTATCGCATCGGCTTCCTTCCCGTGCAGCCGCCCGTCAAGGTGGAGAAGCTCCCCCTCGGTAAGGCGATGGCCGCCTCATGGAAGGTCAATCTTAAATACGCCTCCCTCATTGTCGAGGTCGTCAAAGGCATGTTCACCCGCCATGTCTCCGTTCGCAACCTGTCGGGACCGATTGGCATCGGCCAGCAGGTTCATCAGGCCGTTGAGATGCCTGGCTGGATGCCGATCATCGGCCTCATGGCCTACATCAGTATCAATCTCGGCATCTTCAATCTGTTGCCATTCCCCATCCTGGACGGCGGGATGATCAGCTTCCTGGCCATCGAGAGCATTATCCGTCGGGACATCAATCAGGAGATCAAAGAGCGCATCATGCAGGTCGCCCTGGTCTGTCTGCTGATCTTTGGAGCACTCGTTATCTTCAACGATCTCTCGAAACTTACCATCTTCAGCAAACTCAAGCTCTAA
- a CDS encoding DUF3861 domain-containing protein, producing the protein MNSYRYRITVDALTDAKGEPVQGRTLIFEAMNHDDILTIVDRMRARLPFDGVTVASLAVGLKLFSEVALTHREDPIFAKIRPALSEFIGELKQRLAELASIEQN; encoded by the coding sequence ATGAACTCGTACCGCTATCGCATTACGGTCGACGCGCTGACCGATGCGAAAGGAGAACCCGTACAGGGCCGCACTCTCATCTTCGAGGCGATGAACCATGACGACATCCTGACGATCGTAGACCGAATGCGTGCTCGTCTGCCGTTTGATGGAGTTACCGTCGCCTCGCTGGCAGTTGGGTTGAAGCTCTTCTCAGAGGTCGCGCTGACGCACCGAGAGGATCCGATCTTTGCGAAGATTCGGCCAGCTTTGAGCGAGTTTATTGGCGAACTCAAGCAGAGGCTGGCTGAACTGGCTTCGATCGAGCAGAACTAG
- a CDS encoding HD domain-containing protein → MSEMYTKERARVLLEEWTKGESLRKHGLAVSICTESYGRLEAERLGMSGVEAESFVEAYACAGLLHDMDYERHPSLEEHPFVGVTFLRGQGWPEEVLHAILAHADYSGTPRETHLDKALFACDELAGFLTACSLVKPTKSVLDVEVKGVLKKMKDKAFARAVLREDITGGAALLGLSVEEHVENCLRAMQTHAAELGLGGSSTE, encoded by the coding sequence ATGAGCGAGATGTACACCAAGGAGCGGGCGCGGGTCCTGCTAGAGGAGTGGACGAAGGGCGAGAGCCTGCGGAAGCATGGACTGGCGGTTTCGATCTGCACGGAGTCGTACGGCAGACTGGAGGCAGAGCGGCTTGGGATGAGCGGTGTTGAGGCGGAGTCGTTTGTCGAGGCGTATGCATGTGCCGGGCTGCTTCACGATATGGACTATGAACGGCATCCGTCGCTTGAGGAGCATCCGTTCGTAGGTGTGACGTTTCTTCGCGGGCAGGGATGGCCAGAGGAGGTGCTGCATGCGATCCTGGCGCACGCGGACTATTCAGGTACTCCGCGGGAGACACATCTGGATAAGGCACTGTTCGCCTGCGACGAGCTGGCAGGATTTCTAACGGCGTGCTCGCTGGTGAAGCCGACCAAGTCGGTGCTGGATGTTGAGGTAAAGGGTGTGCTCAAGAAGATGAAGGATAAGGCGTTCGCCCGCGCAGTGCTGCGGGAGGATATTACCGGCGGCGCGGCGCTGCTGGGGCTGAGCGTCGAGGAGCATGTGGAAAACTGCCTGCGGGCGATGCAAACTCATGCAGCGGAGCTCGGGTTGGGCGGAAGTTCAACCGAGTAG
- a CDS encoding 1-deoxy-D-xylulose-5-phosphate reductoisomerase: protein MKKLAILGSTGSIGHSTLSICESFPDRYQVISLAAGQNLDTAFAQCERWRPRVISLATEELATALSNRLKATGITGIEVVHGTAGTVYAATLPEVDFVVSAIVGVAGLEATYAAVCAGKTIGLANKECLVAAGELIIEAARKHNVALLPIDSEHNAVHQAMRGGKTTEVKRIWLTASGGPFRNTPLVDFEHITPQQALKHPTWVMGQRITIDSATMMNKGFEVIEACRLFDLPPAQVRVTVHPQSTVHSLVEFIDGSILAQISVTDMRLPILYALAYPERVQSDLTFDLATLGHLDFSQPDLVKFPCLRLAYEAAATGGNACIALNAADEIAVAAFLAGDIPFLGIPRTIERVLALTLTSRPSSIVEVLAVDQAARACAREVIAQQATSTRA, encoded by the coding sequence GTGAAAAAACTTGCTATTTTAGGCTCCACCGGCTCTATTGGACACTCCACACTCTCTATTTGCGAGTCCTTCCCAGACCGTTATCAGGTCATCTCCCTCGCTGCTGGGCAGAATCTCGATACCGCCTTCGCCCAGTGTGAGCGGTGGCGGCCCAGGGTGATCTCCCTTGCTACCGAAGAGCTCGCTACCGCCCTCAGCAATCGACTCAAGGCCACCGGAATCACGGGTATCGAAGTGGTTCACGGGACGGCTGGCACCGTCTACGCTGCTACCCTTCCTGAGGTCGACTTCGTTGTCTCCGCCATCGTCGGTGTTGCCGGGCTTGAGGCCACCTATGCCGCTGTCTGTGCGGGCAAAACCATCGGCCTGGCTAACAAGGAGTGCCTTGTTGCCGCTGGAGAACTGATCATCGAGGCTGCGCGAAAACATAACGTCGCTTTGCTCCCGATCGACTCCGAGCACAACGCCGTCCATCAGGCCATGCGCGGAGGCAAGACCACCGAGGTCAAGCGGATCTGGCTGACTGCCTCTGGTGGCCCTTTCCGCAACACTCCGCTCGTGGACTTCGAGCACATTACACCTCAGCAGGCGCTCAAGCACCCCACCTGGGTCATGGGTCAGCGCATCACTATTGACTCCGCCACGATGATGAATAAGGGTTTCGAGGTCATCGAGGCTTGCCGCCTCTTCGATCTTCCTCCGGCGCAGGTACGGGTCACCGTCCACCCGCAATCGACGGTGCACTCTCTCGTCGAATTCATCGATGGCAGCATCCTTGCCCAGATCTCAGTCACAGACATGCGCCTCCCGATCCTCTACGCGCTTGCCTATCCCGAACGCGTGCAGTCCGATCTGACGTTTGATCTCGCCACGCTTGGTCATCTCGATTTTTCACAGCCAGATCTCGTCAAATTCCCCTGTCTCCGGCTCGCCTATGAGGCTGCCGCCACCGGGGGCAATGCCTGCATCGCCCTCAACGCCGCCGACGAGATTGCTGTCGCCGCCTTCCTTGCGGGAGATATCCCATTTCTTGGCATCCCACGTACAATTGAACGAGTGCTCGCGTTGACTCTCACCTCCAGACCTTCGTCTATCGTGGAGGTGCTCGCCGTCGACCAAGCCGCTAGAGCCTGCGCGCGCGAGGTTATCGCCCAACAAGCTACCAGCACACGGGCATAA
- a CDS encoding acyl-CoA carboxylase subunit beta, which yields MTDETKILDSGIASRMDTKTTRFATNRAAMLTLLVTQRAEEDVIRAGGGAKAAEAQRAKGRLTVRERLALLLDEGTELLELGLYAAHGMYTEWGGAPAAGVVTGLGRVSGRLCMIVANDATVKAGAFFPATAKKVLRAQTIALENRIPTLYLVDSAGVFLPLQEDVFPDTDDFGRVFRNNAVMSSLGIPQITAIMGMCVAGGAYLPVMTDTVLMTEGSGLFLAGPALVQAAIGQKTSAEELGGAAMHAEISGTVDFKEANDHLCLARLRSLVGKLGAPQKAPFNVAKYDAGKDAPRYAAEDLYGLIDPEPGTSNIYDMREVIARIVDRSEFDEYKADFGRTVLCGYARIGGRAVGIVANQKTNKSQTVAMGPQAGTKRTEFGGVIYTESAQKAARFIMDCNQGLVPLVFLHDVNGFMVGKDAEWSGIIRAGAKMVSAVSTSVVPKITVIVGGSFGAGHYAMCGKAYDPRFLFAWPTARYAVMSGASAAGTLVEIKVKQMERGGKTISDEERKVLYEEIRAQYEAQADPRYGAARGWIDAIIDPAQTRQMLITALEACALNPEVAKFNPGVLQT from the coding sequence ATGACGGACGAGACGAAGATTCTGGACTCTGGGATAGCGAGCAGGATGGATACGAAGACGACGCGGTTTGCGACAAATCGGGCCGCGATGCTGACTCTGTTAGTGACGCAGCGGGCGGAAGAGGATGTGATCCGCGCTGGCGGCGGCGCGAAGGCGGCCGAGGCGCAGCGGGCGAAGGGACGGCTGACGGTGCGCGAGCGGCTGGCGCTGCTGCTCGATGAGGGAACCGAGCTGCTGGAGCTGGGTCTCTATGCTGCGCATGGGATGTATACAGAATGGGGCGGAGCTCCGGCAGCGGGCGTCGTTACGGGACTTGGACGGGTGAGCGGGCGGCTGTGCATGATCGTTGCGAACGATGCGACGGTGAAGGCGGGAGCGTTCTTTCCGGCGACGGCGAAGAAGGTGTTGCGGGCCCAGACGATTGCGCTTGAGAACCGGATTCCGACGCTGTATCTGGTGGATTCGGCGGGCGTCTTTCTGCCGTTGCAGGAGGATGTGTTTCCGGATACGGACGACTTCGGGCGCGTCTTTCGGAATAACGCTGTGATGAGCTCGCTGGGCATTCCGCAGATCACGGCGATCATGGGAATGTGCGTCGCGGGCGGCGCGTATCTGCCGGTGATGACGGACACGGTGCTGATGACCGAGGGTTCGGGGCTGTTTCTGGCTGGACCGGCGCTGGTGCAAGCGGCGATTGGGCAGAAGACGAGCGCCGAGGAGCTGGGCGGCGCGGCGATGCACGCGGAGATCTCGGGAACGGTAGACTTCAAGGAGGCGAATGATCATCTATGCCTTGCGCGATTACGTTCCCTTGTAGGCAAGCTTGGGGCTCCGCAGAAGGCTCCGTTTAATGTCGCGAAGTATGACGCAGGGAAGGATGCTCCGCGGTATGCGGCGGAGGATTTATACGGGTTGATTGATCCGGAGCCAGGCACGAGCAACATCTACGACATGCGTGAGGTGATTGCGCGGATTGTGGATCGCAGCGAATTCGATGAGTACAAGGCGGACTTCGGACGGACAGTCTTGTGCGGATATGCGCGGATCGGCGGACGCGCTGTGGGGATTGTCGCCAATCAGAAGACCAACAAGTCGCAGACCGTCGCGATGGGGCCGCAAGCGGGGACGAAGCGCACGGAGTTCGGCGGAGTGATCTATACGGAGAGCGCGCAGAAGGCGGCGCGGTTCATCATGGACTGCAATCAGGGGTTGGTGCCGCTGGTGTTTCTGCACGATGTGAACGGCTTCATGGTGGGTAAGGATGCAGAGTGGAGCGGCATTATCCGCGCTGGAGCGAAGATGGTCTCGGCTGTCTCGACGAGCGTCGTGCCAAAGATCACGGTGATCGTCGGTGGGAGCTTTGGCGCGGGACACTATGCGATGTGCGGGAAGGCTTATGATCCGCGATTTCTCTTCGCGTGGCCGACGGCGCGCTACGCGGTGATGAGCGGCGCGAGCGCGGCGGGAACACTGGTGGAAATCAAGGTGAAGCAGATGGAGCGTGGCGGAAAGACGATCTCGGACGAGGAGCGGAAGGTACTCTACGAGGAGATTCGGGCGCAGTATGAGGCGCAGGCTGATCCTCGCTATGGTGCAGCGCGAGGGTGGATTGATGCGATTATTGATCCTGCGCAGACGAGGCAGATGTTAATAACGGCGCTCGAGGCCTGCGCTCTGAATCCAGAGGTGGCGAAGTTTAATCCGGGAGTATTGCAGACATGA
- a CDS encoding helix-turn-helix domain-containing protein, with product MATMMASVEQREVLRCDKCNLVQFRTANALCRRCHKSLEVEEPEPTPAPLTLVAAQPTPEGGLQVATAVRDLRHVRNLSQRQLAARMNVPRTYISKIENGKAMPTLSSLDRLARALQVDISALLRDAKTRHHDETAVLMADPFLAEIAMYTAQLDDLQKSIFLNHVRELAAGHRRTA from the coding sequence ATGGCAACCATGATGGCGTCAGTCGAGCAGCGTGAAGTTCTGCGTTGTGACAAATGCAACCTGGTGCAGTTTCGGACGGCAAACGCACTATGCCGACGCTGCCACAAATCCCTCGAGGTCGAGGAGCCTGAACCGACTCCAGCACCGCTTACTCTAGTTGCAGCTCAGCCAACTCCAGAGGGCGGTCTTCAGGTTGCGACTGCCGTTCGCGATCTGCGTCACGTCCGCAATCTCTCGCAGCGTCAGCTTGCTGCGCGGATGAACGTGCCGCGTACCTACATCTCAAAGATCGAAAATGGCAAGGCGATGCCGACCTTGTCCTCACTCGATCGCCTCGCTCGCGCTCTCCAGGTCGATATCTCTGCCCTGCTGCGCGACGCGAAGACCCGGCACCATGACGAGACCGCTGTCCTAATGGCCGACCCGTTCCTTGCCGAGATCGCCATGTATACGGCACAGCTCGACGACCTACAGAAATCGATCTTCCTCAACCACGTCCGCGAGCTCGCGGCCGGTCACCGTCGCACCGCCTGA
- a CDS encoding hydroxymethylglutaryl-CoA lyase, producing MSTVKIIECPRDAWQGLPKAMPAEVKADYLRTLVAAGFKHIDAVSFVSRTAVPQMADAELVLEYLDPPDDVEIIGIVVNTKGAERAVKTGSVQTLGFPYSISETFLKRNQNQTPEESLEALEEIGTLAYKGGLEVVAYLSMAFGNPYGEPWDIDEVVAACDLLVDSGVTQISLADTVGMATPKQIADVVSDVLAVHDGLEIGVHLHARPQDAAAKVRAAYEAGCRRFDVALGGLGGCPFAQDALVGNLATEVLLAELKALGAELPEMRPLDGLLHASREIERKYGVRVQ from the coding sequence ATGAGTACGGTGAAGATCATTGAGTGTCCGCGGGATGCGTGGCAAGGGTTGCCGAAGGCGATGCCGGCCGAGGTGAAGGCGGACTATTTGCGGACGCTGGTTGCGGCGGGATTCAAGCATATCGATGCGGTGAGCTTTGTGTCGCGGACAGCGGTGCCGCAGATGGCGGATGCGGAGCTGGTGCTCGAGTATCTCGATCCGCCGGACGATGTGGAGATCATCGGCATCGTCGTGAACACGAAGGGCGCGGAGCGGGCGGTGAAGACGGGAAGCGTGCAAACACTGGGGTTTCCGTACTCGATCTCGGAGACGTTCCTGAAGCGCAATCAGAACCAGACGCCTGAGGAGTCGCTGGAGGCGTTGGAAGAGATTGGCACGCTCGCGTACAAGGGCGGGCTCGAGGTGGTTGCGTACCTGTCGATGGCGTTCGGGAATCCTTATGGCGAGCCTTGGGATATCGACGAGGTTGTGGCCGCGTGCGATCTGCTGGTGGATTCGGGCGTGACGCAGATCTCGCTTGCGGACACGGTGGGAATGGCGACGCCGAAGCAGATCGCGGATGTTGTGTCGGATGTGCTTGCGGTGCATGATGGCCTGGAGATTGGCGTGCATCTGCATGCGCGACCGCAGGATGCGGCGGCGAAGGTGCGCGCGGCGTATGAGGCTGGATGCAGGCGGTTCGATGTGGCGCTGGGTGGATTGGGCGGATGTCCGTTCGCGCAGGATGCTCTGGTGGGGAATCTGGCGACAGAGGTGTTGCTGGCGGAGCTGAAGGCACTTGGCGCGGAGCTGCCTGAGATGAGGCCACTCGATGGGTTGCTGCATGCGAGCCGGGAGATTGAGCGGAAGTACGGAGTGCGCGTGCAATGA